The region GAACGTGGCGGCCCTGGTGGACGGCGCGCTGCAGGCCGCCGCCCGCCGTGCCCTGAGGCTGGACCCGGAAGCCCTCGAGGCCGCCGTCAGCGAGGCCCAAGCCACGCACCCGCCGCCGGCCAGGGGCCGCCGGGGGGTGCGCATCGCCAGCGTAAGCCAGGTGGGCACTTCCCCGCCCACGTTCGCCCTGCGCCTGCGCGGCGCCGGGGAGCTTCCCGAAGGCTACCTCCGCTACCTCGAAAACCGGCTACGTGAGCGCTTCGACCTGACGGGAACCCCCGTGCGTTGGGTGCAGGTCCCCGCGCGCCGCCCCGTCACCCGCTGAGAATCCTTCCCCTCATATCGTCATACCTCCACAGCCTGGCCCATACCATGTAACAGCCGATAGCGCAAGGTGCCCGGCGAATCCCATGCGTCCAGCCGGGGCCGCTCAACAGAGGAGCGTGGTCTCGTGTGGAGCGCTTTGACGTCTTCCGAGACATGGCCGAGCGTACGGGAGGATGCATCTACATCGGGGTCGTAGGGCCGGTGCGTACCGGCAAGTCCACGTTCATCCGGCGGTTCATGGAACTCCTGGTGCTGCCTGCCATCCACGACCCGGACCAGACCAGCCGGACACGCGACCAGCTCCCCCAGAGCGGCGCCGGCCGGACCATCATGACGACCCAGCCGGACTTCGTCCCGGACGAGCCCGTCGAGGTGGTGCTGCAGGAGCCCATCCGCGTCAAGGTGCGGGTGGTGGACTGCGTCGGCTACACGGTTCGGGGCGCCCTCGGCTACGAAGAGGACGGCCGGGCGCGCATGGTGCGCACGCCCTGGTTCGAAGAGGAGATCCCCTTCGAGCAGGCCGCCGAGATCGGCACCCGCCGGGTCATCACGGAGCACTCCACCATCGGGCTCGTGGTCGTCACCGATGGCAGCATCACCGACATCCCCCGCGAGGCGTACGTCCCTGCCGAGGAGCGGGTCATCGGTGAACTCCGGGAACTGGGCAAGCCCTACCTCGTGCTGTTGAATTCAATCCACCCCGCCGACCCGTCGACTCAGCAGCTTGCAGCCACCCTTCGCGACCGCTACGGGGTGCCGGTGCTGCCGGTAGACGCCCTTCGCATGACCCACGACGAACTGCTCGCCATCCTGCAGGAACTGCTCTGGGAGTTCCCCGTGCGGGAGGTGGGCATCTGCGTGCCCCGCTGGGTGCAGGAACTGAACGAGGATCACTGGGTGCGGCAGCGGCTGTTTGAGGCGGTGCAGGATCACCTGCAGTCCGTGCAGCGGGTGCGGGACGTGCAGACCGCCGTCCGGAGGCTGGGCGAGCATGAGCTGGTAGCCTCGGCCATCCTGGCAGAGATGGACCTGGGCACCGGCTGCGCCACGGCGGAGGTGCAGACGCCCGCGTCGCTCTTCTACCAGGTGCTGAGGGAGATCACGGGAGCGGAGATCGACGGCGACCACCACCTCATCCGCCTGGTGCAGGAGCTGGTGCGGGCCAAGCAGGAGTTCGACTACCTCAGCGAGGCGCTGGCGCAGGTGCGGGCCACGGGCTACGGCGTCGTCACGCCCCGCAAGGAGGAGATCTCCTTCCAGGAACCGGAACTCATCCGGCAGGGCCACCGGTTCGGGGTGCGGCTCAAGGCGAGCGCGCCCACCATTCACATGGTGCGGGCGGACGTCACTACGGAGGTGACGCCGTTCGTGGGAACGGAACGCCAGGGCGAGGAGTTCGCGCGGTACCTGTCGAGCCTGTTCGACGAGAACCCCGAGAAGATGTGGCAGTCGGAGTTCCTGGGCAGGTCGCTGCAGGACCTGGTGCGGGAGGGCATCCAGAGCAAGCTGCACCGCCTGCCCGAGAACGCCCAGCAGAAGCTGCAGGAGACGCTGACCCGCATCATCAACGAGGGAAGCGGCGGCCTCATCTGTATCATTTTGTGAGGCCAGATTTTACGCGGAACAGTCGAACTTCAGCAGGAGGATCCCGACGAGTAGCGAAACAGCGCCCCGGAGCAATTTCCAGTCCGCGATTGCCGAAGGGGCGAGCGCTGGCGGGCGCGCCGAATACGCGGATCCGCGCGCGGATAAGCTACAGCGTGCTTGACGGCGTTTCCGGAAGCCATCGCGGGAAGACCTTGAGCAGTCTAGCCGGAAGGGCGAAAGGAGATGAGCAGTTTTGACCAAGGCCGAGCTGATTGACAGGATCGCGGATAAGACCGGGCTCACCAAGAAGGACTCCGGGCGCGCACTGGATGCAGTCTTTGAGGCGATCACCGAGGCGCTGGCACAGGGGCAGAGGGTTCAGCTCGTTGGCTTCGGGAGCTTCGAGGTCCGCAAGCGGGCCGCCCGCAAGGGCCGCAACCCGCAGACGGGCAAGGAGATCCAGATCGGCGCCCGCCAGGTGCCCGCGTTCAAGGCCGGCAAGGCGCTGAAGGACGCGGTGGCCCGCTGACGCGGGGCCGCTAAGGGCTCGCGAGGTTCAGAAGGGGTGCCTCTCCAAGCGGGGCATCCCTTCTGTTTTGTGCGTTCGTGGCGATCTATAATGGCACCCAAAAGCGCGGGTCCGATCCCGGCGAGACGGAGGCTCTTACGTTGAACGAGACGCTGCGGGTAGGTATGCTGGGCTTCGGCACCGTGGGGCAGGCTGTTGCCAGGGCCCTGGAACGCGACGCCACGCGCATCGTCTCCCGGACGGGCCGTCCCATCGTGCTGCGCCGGGTGGCCGTCCGGCACCCTTCGAAGCCCCGGCCGATCCTCCCGCACGGAGTGGACGTCCACGCCGACCCGCTCGAAGTGGTGGAGCAGGGCGACGTGGACGTGGTCGTTGAGGTCATGGGCGGCGAAGAGCCTGCGTTTTCCGCCATCCGCCACGCCATCGCCTCCGGGAAACCTGTGGTGACGGCCAACAAGCTGGTCATGGCCCGGCATGGGCCGAAGCTCCTGCAGCTTGCCGCAGAGCGGGGAGTGCCGCTGCTTTTCGAGGCGGCGGTGGGTGGAGCCATTCCCATCATCCGGCCCATCAGGGAGTCGCTTGCGTCGGACCGGGTGGTGGGGCTGATGGGCATCCTCAACGGCACCACCAACTTCATCCTGACCGAGATGACAGAGTCGTCCTCGACCACCCTGGCCCAGGCACTCACGCAGGCCCAACTCCGCGGGTACGCCGAGGCGGATCCCCAGGCCGACATTTCGGGGTTCGACGCCGCATGCAAGCTGGCCGTGCTGGTCTCGCTGGCCTTCGACGGGTGGCTTGCGCCCGAAGACGTTCACGTGAGCGGGCTTGTGGGGGTGGATGCGCGGGACATCCAGTACGCGTCGGAACTGGGGCTGACCATCAAGCTCCTGGCCTTCGCGTTCTTGCGGGAAGACGGTGTTGAGGCCTGGGTCGGGCCGGCGCTGGTCTCGAAACGCCACCCGCTCAGCCAGGTGCGGGGCATCAACAACGCGGTGGTGCTCGTCACGCAGGCCGCCGGGGACCTGATGTTCTACGGGGCCGGAGCCGGGGGCGACCCGACCGCGGCGGCCATCCTGGGCGACGTGATGGACGTGGCGCGCCGGGCGAGCTCCGGCCACCGGCAGGAGGCGAACGGAGCCTTGCCGGAGGCGTTCGTACCGGGGCAGCGGGTGGCCACGGCCGACCCGGGCCGGACCGTGCACCGCTTCTACGTCCGCATGCAGGTGGTGGACAGGCCGGGCGTGCTGGCGGCCATTGCGGCCGTGTTCGGGCAGCACGCGGTGAGCATCGAGTCGGTCATCCAGAAGGGGCGCGGGGAGGACCCGGTGGACCTCGTCTTCGTCACCCACGAGGCGCCGCTGGCCTCGGTTGAGGCCGTCCTGCACACCGTGGGGAGGCTTCCCGTGGTCGTGCGAACGGGCCCGCCCATGCGGGTCGTAGGAGGTTGAAACGGGACTCATGGAACGCGGAGTCGTGGCGCGATACCGCTCCTGGCTTGCCTTGCCCGACGGCCTGGAGGCGGTGACGCTGGGCGAAGGGGACACGCCGCTGCTGCGGCTGGCCCGGCTCGAGCGCAGGCTCGGCCTCGGGGTGCCGCTTTACGCCAAACTGGAAGGCCACAACCCCACGGGGTCGTTCAAGGACCGGGGCATGACGGTGGCGGTGTCGCTGGCCCGTCACCGCGGGCGCAGAGCGGTCATCTGCGCTTCCACCGGCAACACGGCTGCCTCGGCTGCCGCGTATGCGGCCAGGGGCGGGATGGGGGCTTTCGTGATCCTGCCGGCGGGGGCGGTGGCGGCGGGGAAGCTGGCGCAGGCCGTGGCGTACGGGGCCGTGGTGGTGGAGGTCGAGGGCAACTTCGACGCCGCCCTATCGATTGTGCGGGAGATGAGCCGGCGCTACCCGGTGGAACTGGTGAACTCCATCAACCCGGCGCGCCTCGAGGGGCAGAAGACCGCAGCGTTCGAGATCTGCGACGAACTGGGCGACGCGCCGCACTATCTGGCCATCCCTGTGGGCAACGCCGGCAACATTACCGCTTACTGGAAAGGCTTTTCCGAGTACCGCCAGCGCGGCCTGACCAGCCGCGGGCCAATGATGCTGGGCTTTCAGGCTGCAGGAGCGGCGCCGCTGGTGGCAGGACACCCGGTGAAACGCCCTCAATCGGTGGCGACCGCCATCCGGATCGGCCGGCCGGCAAGCTGGGAGGGCGCGGTCAGGGCTCGGGACGAATCGGGAGGGCTGTTCGAGGCGGTCACGGATGCGGCCATCCTGCAGGCGCAGGAGGCGCTGGCCAGGGAAGAGGGCATCTTCTGCGAGCCCGCTTCGGCGGCAAGCGTGGCGGGTGTTATCAAGCTCGCGCAGGGGGGCTACTTCGAGCGCGCATCCGGTCCCATCGTGGCGGTGCTGACCGGGTCGGGCCTGAAAGATCCCGACCGGGCGCTGGCTATGGGCAGGCCCGGCCAGACCGTCCGGGCCGAGGCCACGGTCGAAGCGGTGGCGGCGGTGCTGGAGAGTTGGGACGGGACAAGCCCGGGGGGCGCAGGTGTGGAGGGCGTGAGTGTCGGTGCCCGGCCCTGAGGGGAGCCCGGGGCCCGAGGTCAAGGCGGCGTTCGTCGAGGTACCGGCCTCTTCGGCAAACCTGGGCCCCGGGTTCGACGCGCTCGCGGTCGCCCTGGAACTGCGCCTGCGGGTGACCATGCGCTGGGTGACCACACCCTCGGGCTCGGGCGGGTGGCCGCCGTCTCTGGCCGGGCTTTTCGTGACCGGCGAGGGTGCGGACGAGATCGACCGGACCCCCGCCGTCAACCGCGTCTGGCAGGCGGCGATGCGGGTTTTTGAGGCCGCAGCGGCTCCTGCATGGGCCGGGCGATTCGCCGTGGAAATCGAAGAGGCCAACGCCATCCCTCTGGCCGCCGGACTGGGTTCGAGCGCCGCGGCGGCAGTGGCCGGCCTGTGGGGCGCCAACGCCCTGGTTGGTTCGCCGTTCGCTTACGAGCGGCTCCTTGCCATGGCGGCCGCCATCGAGGGTCACGCGGACAACGCTGCGGCGGCCGCTGTGGGCGGATTCGTGACGTGCCGGATGGGGAGCGCCGGTGTGACCGCCGTCCGGGTTCCCGTGCCGCGCGGCGAACTGGTGGCCGTGGTGGCCGTCCCGCCCCTGAAGCTGTCCACCGAGCAGGCGCGGCGGGTACTGCCCGCCGAGGTGCCGCTCGGCGATGCCGTGTTCAACGTGGGCGGGACTTCGCTGGTCGTGGCGGCGCTCACCACCGGCCGGTTCGAGCTTCTCCGGGAGGCTATGGCGGACCGCCTGCACCAACCCTACCGGCAGGCACTCGTGCCCGGCCTCGACGCGGTCATGCGGGCGGCCATCGAGGCAGGCGCTTACGGGGCGAGCCTGAGCGGTTCTGGGCCTTCGGTGCTGGCGCTGTGCCGCCCCCAACAGGCGGAGGCCGTGGGGGACGCGATGGCGCGGGCTTTTTCACGTTACGGGCTCAACGCCCGCCGCTTCGCGCTGGAGCCGGCCTCGGAGGGCGCGCGGCTCCGGATCCGGCGGGATTCATCCGAGGGAGAGCAGGGGTCGGTGTAGCGGTATGGGACTGGTCGTTCAGAAGTTCGGCGGCACGTCCGTGGCTACTCCGGAACGGATCCGCAACGTGGCGCAGCGCATCGCCCGCACGTTTCGCCAGGGGCACCAGGTGGTCGTGGTCGTATCGGCGATGGGGCACACCACCGACCAGTTGATCGACCTGGCCAGGCAGGTCACGGCCCGGCCGCCCCAGCGTGAACTGGATGTGTTGCTCGCCACCGGCGAGCAGGTGTCCATCGCGCTGGTGGCCATGGCGCTGGCCGAACTGGGTGTGGAGGCCATCTCGCTGACCGGCTCGCAGGTGGGCATCCACACCGACGGGATGTTTACGCGGGCGCGCATCCGCCGCATCTCCACCGAGCGGCTGCACAAGGAGCTGGATGCCCGGCGGGTGGTGGTCGTCGCCGGCTTCCAGGGTGTCACCGACCACATGGACATCACCACGCTCGGCAGGGGCGGATCCGACACCACCGCGGTCGCGCTGGCCGCGGCACTGCAGGCGGACGTCTGCGAGATTTACACTGACGTGAACGGGGTGTATACGGCAGACCCCCGGGTCGTGCCGGACGCCCGGCTGCTGCCGGTCATCTCCCACAGTGAGATGTTGGAAATGGCAAGCCTCGGGGCCGTGGTGCTCCAGCCACGCTCCGTGGAACTGGCTGCACAGCACGGGGTGGTGATACATGTGCGTTCGAGCTTCAGCGAGCGGGAGGGAACGCGGGTCGTGCCCGAGGCCAATCTGGAAAAGGCGATGGTCGTCACCGGCGTCACGCACGACCGCAACGTGGCCAAGGTGGTGATCATCGACGTGCCGGACAGGCCGGGTGTAGCCTTCCGGCTCTTCTCGGAGCTTGCCGCCGCCGGCATCAACGTCGACATGATCGTCCAGACGGCCAAACAGCAGGAGACGACGGACCTGCTATTCACGGTGGCGCGCACCGACCTGGATCAAACCCTGGCCATCGCCCACCGGGTATCGGTCGAACTGAGCGCCGGAGAAGTCCGCCACGACGCCTCCGTGAGCAAGGTGTCGGTGGTGGGGGCGGGAATGGTCAGCAACCCCGGGGTGGCCGCCCGCATGTTCGGGGCGCTGGCCGGGCAAGGGATCAACATCCAGGCCATCTCGACCTCAGAGATCAAGGTTTCGTGCCTGATCGACGAGGCCAGGCTGGAAGACGCGGTCCAGGCGGTTCACCAGGCGTTTGGACTGGGGGCCACGGACGAAGAGCAAGAGGCATAGAAAATGGTCGGGGCGACCCGACTTGAACGGGCGACCTCTACCACCCCAAGGTAGCGCGCTAGCCAAACTGCGCCACGCCCCGACGCTGCCTTTACGATAGCACACGGGCCGCCCGCCGTCAACGCGACCAACGCTGGTGCGGCGGCAATGCGGCAGGATATGCGCGCCGGGAGCCGAATGCTCGCTGCTCGGAGGCATTGCGTTGCCCTCAGCCGGACCCGCAAGGCGGCAAGCCGCGCGCAAGCTGCAAGGCCGTGCGGTCGCGGCCCTTCTCGTCCTGGCGCTGGCCGCGTCGGCTCGCGCCGGTACGGCGCAGCCGAAGCCCCCGTCGGCCGCGGCCGCCTACGTGCGCGCCGCAGCAAGCGTCCTGACCGGCGTGCAGGCCATCCTCTGGCTGCACGGCCCGGCTGATGGCGACCTGCTCGCGATCGGATACGCGGACCGGCTGGAGGTGGGGCAACTCACCGCCGACAACCGCTGGGCCTCAAGCTTCCGGCTGTCCGTGCCCACCGGGGTGACGGCGCTCGCGGCCGCCGACCTGGATGGCAGCGGATCCCAGGACCTGATTGCGGGAACCGGAGGGGCCGGTTCCCTCATACGCGTACGTTCCGTGGGGGAGCGGCCGCTCTCCGTTCCCGTGAGCGGATACCTGTTCGGGGCCGCCCGCCAGATCGTCACGGCCGAGCTGGACGGGCGTCCCCCTGCCGAGATCCTGGCCACCAACTCAAGCGGCGAACTGTTCATCTTCAGCGCGGCAGCAGGCGGCGGCTACCGCCGGGTCTGGCGAAGCGCTCCGGGCAGCCGAACCCAGGGGGTGGCGGCCGGTGACTTCGACGGGGACGGGAGAAGCGAGGTGGCGACGGCCGAGCCCGGCGGCCCGGTTAACCTCTACCGGTGGACGGGCAGCAACCTCACTTCTTTCGCCTCCGCCTTCCCATGGGGGCAGGTGACGGCCATGGCGGCCGTCTCATGGCCGGCGCAGGCCCTTCTTCAGCAGGCTGCCGCCGAGGGCGCTCTCCAGGCGCCGGCCGGGCTGGTCGTGGTGACCGACCGCAACCTGGTCTATGTGTACGCCTGGGACGGTCAGAGGCTGGCCGTGGAACAGCTGGCCTACGACCCGGAGCAGCGGTTCCGCATCGAGCTGGGATGGGTTCGGGCAGCCGCGACGGAACCGGGCGACGCTGATCGTCGTCCCGTCCTCGTGCTCGAGGGAGCCGGGCGTTCGGGGATTCAGATCGTCAGGGTCGAGCGCGACCGGCTGGTTCCCCTGGCCCAGGTGAGCTGGCCGGGGCCGGTCCCGGACTTCGCGCGCCTTTCCGACGGGAGGCTTGCGATCATCGGGCGCGATGGGGCTGTGGACGTTCTAAGGCCGGAACGGCCCGGCTACGTGGTGGTGCGGGTGGACGGCCAGCAGGCCCCCCCGGCGGGGCTCCGCCTCCGGTGGGAGGGGGACCGTCCCCTGATCGACGTGGAGCAGATGGGCCGGGTGATTCCGGTGGCAGTCGAGTACGACAAGGCAAGCGGGCAGGCCGTGCTTCGGGCGGGCACGAGCCGCGTCCGGCTTTATCCGGGGCTTGCGGCTGCTCAGGGCGACCGTATGAGCACCCCGCTTTCCGTGTCGCCGCAATTCGACCCGGCCGCAGGCCGGCTGTTCGTTCCCTTTGACGCGGTGCGGCCCCTGGGATGGGACGTGACGTACGATGCGACGGTTCGTGAGCTGACGCTCCGTTCACCATGGTCAGCGGGGCACCCGTAGCAGGAGGCACGGCAGCAGGACATGACCGGTCCGGGTGGCGCGGTGAAGGCGGCTCACGTGGTGGTGGACGGGATCGTGCAGGGCGTCGGCTTTCGTGCCTTTGCCCGGCGGGAGGCTCGCCGCCTGGGCCTCGTGGGGTGGGTGCGAAACCTCCCCGACGGGCGGGTGGAGGTCTGGGTGGAAGGGCCCGCTGAGGCGGTCGATGCCCTTGTCAGGCAGCTCGAGCGGGGGCCCAGGGGGGCCCGGGTGGAGTCGGTTGAGAAGGACCACCCGCCCCCCGCCGGTCGCTATACAGATTTCGAGGTACGGTACGACGCAGGCCTCTAGAGCAGGGGTGGGACGCGCACGTGATAGGCGAGGCCAGGCAGCTTTCGCTGTTCGACGTGGGGCCCGGTCCGGCAGCGGCACCGGAGCAGGAGGCGCTGCCCCTCCAGGCTCCGGCCTCCTCGCCGCGCCAGGTAGCGGGAGGCAGCACGCCGGGCGACGCGGAGTGGACGCGGGCTCTGGCAGGGGCGCAGGATCTTTCGGCCCTCGAGGCGGTCGTCAAAGGCTGTCGGCGCTGCGGCCTCCGGGCGGGCTGCACTCAGGTGGTGTTCGGTGAGGGTAACCCCAGGGCCCGGCTCATGCTGGTCGGGGAGGGCCCGGGCCAGGTTGAGGACGAGACCGGCCGCCCGTTCGTCGGGCCCGCCGGGCAGCTGCTGGACAGGATGCTGGCCGCCATCGGGCTGCGCCGCCAGGACGTGTACATCGCCAACGTGGTCAAGTGCCGCCCGCCCAGCAACCGCGTGCCGACCCCCGAGGAGATGGCGGCATGCTGGCCCAACTTGCGCCGCCAGATTGAACTGATACGCCCGCAGGTCATCCTGTGCCTGGGGGCCACCGCGGCGCACCAGCTCGTGGAACCCAGGGGCAGCATCAGTTCCCTCCGGGGCCGGTGGTTCGTGCGGGACGGCATCCGGTACCTGGTTACGTTCCATCCGGCCGCCCTGCTGCGGGACCCGGGGAAAAAGCCCCTGGCGTGGCAGGACCTGCAGATGGTCCAGCGGGCGCTCTCCGAGGAGAAGGCGTCATAGGCGATCGGCAGGAGGCCCAAAACGCGGCGGCGAAGTGGCGGACGGCGCCACACAGAGGCCTCTTTCAAGTCTCGACGCGGCGGGCGTGAGGCGTCAGAGGGGGACGTGGGCACGTGGCAACTGAGCGGCAAATCGAACAGATTCGCAACGTGGCACTCATCGGCCATGGCGGCTCGGGGAAGACGTCGCTTGTGGAGGCCATGCTGTTTTTGAGCGGAGCGACGACGCGCCTGGGCAGCGTGGACCAGGGCACGGCCACCACCGACTACGACCCTGAGGAGGTTCGCCGGAAGATCAGCATTCAGGCGGCCCTGGCCACCTTTGACTGGCAGGATCGCCGCCTCAACGTGCTGGATACGCCGGGTTACTTCGACTTCGTCGGCGAGGTCGTGGGCGCCCTGCGGGTCGTGGAGGGTGCCGTGGTGGTGTATGCCGCGCCGCAGGGCGTCGAGGTCGGCTCCGAGCAGGTGTGGGAGCTGGCCGACCACCCCCGGGAGGGCGCAAGAGTACTCCCCCGCCTCTGCTTCGTCAACAAGATGGAGCGGGAGAACGCGAGCTTCAGCCGCACCTTCGAACAGCTCCACCGGCTTTACGGCACCAAAGTGGTCGCCGTCCAGATCCCCATGGGCGAGGCGGAACACTTCCAGGGCTTCATCGATTTGATCGAGATGAAAGCGTATCGCGCCGGCAAAGAGTTCGGCGCTGAACAGGCAGGCGAGGTGCCTGGGCAGTGGCAGGACGAGGCGCGCCGGTGGCGGGAGCGGCTGGTGGAAGCGGTAGCCGCTACCGACGACGAGCTGACGGCGAAGTTCCTGGAAGAACAGCCCATCACCCCGGAGGAGCTGGCGCGGGCGCTGCGCGCGGCTTCCCACCAGGGAACGCTGGTGCCGGTCACGTGCGGGTCCGCTACCCGCGGGATCGGGGTGCGGCGCCTGATGGGCCTCATCGTTGAGCTTCTGCCCTCGCCCGCCGACGCGCCGGCCGTGGTGGGGGAGGACCCGAAGACCGGGAGCCAGGTGGAGCGGGCGCCGTCCCCGGACGCGCCGCTGGCCGCCCTGGTCTTCAAGACCATTTCGGACCCCTACGTGGGACGGCTCAATTTGTTCCGGGTCTATTCCGGGGTGCTGAGGTCGGATACCACCGTCTTCAACGTCCGCAAAGGCCGGGACGAGAGGGTGGGGCAGCTCTTCATCCCGAAGGGCAAGGAACAGCAACAGGTGGAGGAGCTTGGTCCGGGCGAGATCGGCGCCATCGCCAAGCTCCAGGAGACGGCCACCGGCGATACCCTGGCCGGGAAGGACGGGGCGCTGAGGCTGCCCGGAATCCAGTTTCCCGAGCCGGTGCTCACGATGGCCGTGCACGCCAAGAAGCGCGGGGACGAGGAGAAGATCGCGTCGGGTCTGGCCCGCATCGCCGAGGAAGACCCCACGGTCCGGCTCGAGAA is a window of Bacillota bacterium DNA encoding:
- the spoIVA gene encoding stage IV sporulation protein A gives rise to the protein MERFDVFRDMAERTGGCIYIGVVGPVRTGKSTFIRRFMELLVLPAIHDPDQTSRTRDQLPQSGAGRTIMTTQPDFVPDEPVEVVLQEPIRVKVRVVDCVGYTVRGALGYEEDGRARMVRTPWFEEEIPFEQAAEIGTRRVITEHSTIGLVVVTDGSITDIPREAYVPAEERVIGELRELGKPYLVLLNSIHPADPSTQQLAATLRDRYGVPVLPVDALRMTHDELLAILQELLWEFPVREVGICVPRWVQELNEDHWVRQRLFEAVQDHLQSVQRVRDVQTAVRRLGEHELVASAILAEMDLGTGCATAEVQTPASLFYQVLREITGAEIDGDHHLIRLVQELVRAKQEFDYLSEALAQVRATGYGVVTPRKEEISFQEPELIRQGHRFGVRLKASAPTIHMVRADVTTEVTPFVGTERQGEEFARYLSSLFDENPEKMWQSEFLGRSLQDLVREGIQSKLHRLPENAQQKLQETLTRIINEGSGGLICIIL
- a CDS encoding HU family DNA-binding protein — translated: MTKAELIDRIADKTGLTKKDSGRALDAVFEAITEALAQGQRVQLVGFGSFEVRKRAARKGRNPQTGKEIQIGARQVPAFKAGKALKDAVAR
- a CDS encoding homoserine dehydrogenase, which codes for MNETLRVGMLGFGTVGQAVARALERDATRIVSRTGRPIVLRRVAVRHPSKPRPILPHGVDVHADPLEVVEQGDVDVVVEVMGGEEPAFSAIRHAIASGKPVVTANKLVMARHGPKLLQLAAERGVPLLFEAAVGGAIPIIRPIRESLASDRVVGLMGILNGTTNFILTEMTESSSTTLAQALTQAQLRGYAEADPQADISGFDAACKLAVLVSLAFDGWLAPEDVHVSGLVGVDARDIQYASELGLTIKLLAFAFLREDGVEAWVGPALVSKRHPLSQVRGINNAVVLVTQAAGDLMFYGAGAGGDPTAAAILGDVMDVARRASSGHRQEANGALPEAFVPGQRVATADPGRTVHRFYVRMQVVDRPGVLAAIAAVFGQHAVSIESVIQKGRGEDPVDLVFVTHEAPLASVEAVLHTVGRLPVVVRTGPPMRVVGG
- the thrC gene encoding threonine synthase, which gives rise to MERGVVARYRSWLALPDGLEAVTLGEGDTPLLRLARLERRLGLGVPLYAKLEGHNPTGSFKDRGMTVAVSLARHRGRRAVICASTGNTAASAAAYAARGGMGAFVILPAGAVAAGKLAQAVAYGAVVVEVEGNFDAALSIVREMSRRYPVELVNSINPARLEGQKTAAFEICDELGDAPHYLAIPVGNAGNITAYWKGFSEYRQRGLTSRGPMMLGFQAAGAAPLVAGHPVKRPQSVATAIRIGRPASWEGAVRARDESGGLFEAVTDAAILQAQEALAREEGIFCEPASAASVAGVIKLAQGGYFERASGPIVAVLTGSGLKDPDRALAMGRPGQTVRAEATVEAVAAVLESWDGTSPGGAGVEGVSVGARP
- the thrB gene encoding homoserine kinase yields the protein MPGPEGSPGPEVKAAFVEVPASSANLGPGFDALAVALELRLRVTMRWVTTPSGSGGWPPSLAGLFVTGEGADEIDRTPAVNRVWQAAMRVFEAAAAPAWAGRFAVEIEEANAIPLAAGLGSSAAAAVAGLWGANALVGSPFAYERLLAMAAAIEGHADNAAAAAVGGFVTCRMGSAGVTAVRVPVPRGELVAVVAVPPLKLSTEQARRVLPAEVPLGDAVFNVGGTSLVVAALTTGRFELLREAMADRLHQPYRQALVPGLDAVMRAAIEAGAYGASLSGSGPSVLALCRPQQAEAVGDAMARAFSRYGLNARRFALEPASEGARLRIRRDSSEGEQGSV
- a CDS encoding aspartate kinase codes for the protein MGLVVQKFGGTSVATPERIRNVAQRIARTFRQGHQVVVVVSAMGHTTDQLIDLARQVTARPPQRELDVLLATGEQVSIALVAMALAELGVEAISLTGSQVGIHTDGMFTRARIRRISTERLHKELDARRVVVVAGFQGVTDHMDITTLGRGGSDTTAVALAAALQADVCEIYTDVNGVYTADPRVVPDARLLPVISHSEMLEMASLGAVVLQPRSVELAAQHGVVIHVRSSFSEREGTRVVPEANLEKAMVVTGVTHDRNVAKVVIIDVPDRPGVAFRLFSELAAAGINVDMIVQTAKQQETTDLLFTVARTDLDQTLAIAHRVSVELSAGEVRHDASVSKVSVVGAGMVSNPGVAARMFGALAGQGINIQAISTSEIKVSCLIDEARLEDAVQAVHQAFGLGATDEEQEA
- a CDS encoding acylphosphatase, which produces MTGPGGAVKAAHVVVDGIVQGVGFRAFARREARRLGLVGWVRNLPDGRVEVWVEGPAEAVDALVRQLERGPRGARVESVEKDHPPPAGRYTDFEVRYDAGL
- a CDS encoding uracil-DNA glycosylase; the protein is MIGEARQLSLFDVGPGPAAAPEQEALPLQAPASSPRQVAGGSTPGDAEWTRALAGAQDLSALEAVVKGCRRCGLRAGCTQVVFGEGNPRARLMLVGEGPGQVEDETGRPFVGPAGQLLDRMLAAIGLRRQDVYIANVVKCRPPSNRVPTPEEMAACWPNLRRQIELIRPQVILCLGATAAHQLVEPRGSISSLRGRWFVRDGIRYLVTFHPAALLRDPGKKPLAWQDLQMVQRALSEEKAS
- the fusA gene encoding elongation factor G translates to MATERQIEQIRNVALIGHGGSGKTSLVEAMLFLSGATTRLGSVDQGTATTDYDPEEVRRKISIQAALATFDWQDRRLNVLDTPGYFDFVGEVVGALRVVEGAVVVYAAPQGVEVGSEQVWELADHPREGARVLPRLCFVNKMERENASFSRTFEQLHRLYGTKVVAVQIPMGEAEHFQGFIDLIEMKAYRAGKEFGAEQAGEVPGQWQDEARRWRERLVEAVAATDDELTAKFLEEQPITPEELARALRAASHQGTLVPVTCGSATRGIGVRRLMGLIVELLPSPADAPAVVGEDPKTGSQVERAPSPDAPLAALVFKTISDPYVGRLNLFRVYSGVLRSDTTVFNVRKGRDERVGQLFIPKGKEQQQVEELGPGEIGAIAKLQETATGDTLAGKDGALRLPGIQFPEPVLTMAVHAKKRGDEEKIASGLARIAEEDPTVRLEKSAETGELLLSGMGELQLEVVTSRVQKKFGVEMELSQPRVPYRETIRTTQRAEGRYVKQTGGRGQYGVVFLEVGPIDPGRGIEFVDKIFGGAVPKQYIPAVEKGVRETCAEGVLAGYPVVDVQATLYDGKYHPVDSSELAFKIAASMAFKKAFMDANPVLLEPIVLVEVTVPEEFMGDIIGDLNKKRGRIIGMEARDGLRVVRAHAPMAEMARFAVDLRSITGGRGRFRTTFDHYEEVPPPIAEQIIAAAQKERVS